The following are encoded together in the Trueperaceae bacterium genome:
- a CDS encoding transporter substrate-binding domain-containing protein, producing the protein MTSESAGTALRLGLVIGLVVLASFLPPDTSLQQVREAGVLRVCVPTSYPPLVTGDARNPGLDVDLVKAVAKELGVDAYMAVNPAMGTSFDPRKWNVTRSQCQLLAGGTVDTATTRSFLEVTPSYLVTGWMLITPEGRGLGELTRVGVYFSNVNFDRLELSQFLGEEGIAAVPLGSVREATAALEAGEVDGLLMEALTATRVADLYSWNLEWASERLTSYPLVLGMWKGDVTLKRAVVGAMRDLEVSGRLDDLRERYGVAEIGVTKVEQSRWGEDGIR; encoded by the coding sequence TTGACTAGTGAGAGCGCCGGGACGGCTCTGCGTCTTGGTTTAGTCATCGGCTTGGTCGTGCTGGCGTCTTTCCTGCCGCCAGATACCTCGCTTCAGCAGGTACGGGAGGCCGGCGTCCTACGAGTGTGCGTGCCCACCTCCTATCCCCCGCTGGTTACGGGCGACGCCCGAAATCCTGGACTCGATGTCGATTTGGTCAAGGCAGTTGCCAAGGAGTTGGGCGTCGATGCCTACATGGCCGTCAACCCAGCCATGGGTACATCGTTCGATCCGAGGAAATGGAACGTTACTCGCTCCCAATGCCAGTTGCTGGCGGGCGGCACTGTCGATACTGCGACAACTCGTTCATTCTTGGAGGTCACCCCTTCTTACCTGGTCACCGGCTGGATGTTGATCACCCCAGAGGGCCGTGGCTTGGGCGAGCTGACGAGAGTCGGAGTCTATTTCAGCAACGTGAACTTCGATCGGTTGGAACTGAGTCAATTTCTGGGGGAGGAGGGCATCGCGGCCGTTCCGCTCGGTTCGGTACGGGAAGCAACTGCGGCACTGGAAGCCGGCGAGGTTGACGGCCTGCTCATGGAGGCGCTAACCGCGACCCGTGTAGCCGACCTCTACTCCTGGAACCTCGAGTGGGCCTCCGAGAGGTTGACGAGCTATCCTCTGGTGCTCGGTATGTGGAAAGGGGATGTGACCCTGAAACGAGCTGTGGTTGGCGCAATGCGGGATCTGGAAGTGAGCGGTAGGTTGGATGACCTGCGCGAACGCTATGGTGTAGCAGAGATCGGT